One Ictalurus furcatus strain D&B chromosome 22, Billie_1.0, whole genome shotgun sequence genomic window, aggtatttttttattcttgttaactttctttctctttatttctgtcaggtattttttttaaaattcttgttaactttctttctctttatttctgtcaggtattttttttattcttgttaactttatttctttttgtcaggtatttaattttattcttgttaactttctttctttctctttatttctgtcaGGTAGTTTTTGTTATTCTTgttaactttctttctttctctttatttctgtcaggtatttatttttattcttgttaactttctttctttcttcgtcaattattttttcattattgttAGCACTCTGTCTCGCTCTTTCTATCAGTccgtctttcttttttcttccttccttttttttaagtctttttTCATTCTTGTTAGCATTTTCTCAcacctttcattctttcttttttcttcttagcattctttctttcgttcaacgttttttttttttttttgcacttattagctttccatctttctttcactttatatcactcagtttctttctttctttctgtcagtgTTCTTCATTGTTGTTAGCATTCTTTGGCTTTCTGTAAATTATTTTTGCACCCTTATtagcattctttctttctttcttcatgacTTTCTTATCTTCTTTCTTATACCATTAATCTCTGTGAAAAAGACTAATAAAGTGAATATATTCCACCTTTATACagagaatctctctctctctctctctctctctctctctctctctctctatatatatatatatatatatatatatatatatatatatatatatataattacacacacatacaattctGACACTTTCACTTTCTGACACTTTcactgatatttttaaaaaatcaatgaaaatccagagatggaaagagagataTGTGGCTTTATTTTCATGGCACTGTTTattgatcttttatttttccatgttgATTTTCTCTCAATTATTTCCTGAGTATCACTTTAATAACCAACATTGACATCCTGAAAAACCCCATAATTAGATAAAGGACTGCTGGgagaaccgagagagagagagagagagagagagagagagagagacagagagagagagtcagaaagagGCTCATTCTATCCACAGTATTCAGAGTCATAGTTTCTCTGGTCGACACGACGGACAGCAATTTACCCAACATGGGAGTTTTGGCGTTCTTTAAAGAATTCTTCCTGGGGTTCTGGGATTATGAGACCCCGAAGATCATGGTAGTGAAGAACAGGAGTCTGGGCGTCATTTACAGATCTGTACAGCTTCTGGTCATCACATACTTCATTTGGTAAATATTCGCATGTCTTCCATGAAGTAGCTTGCTAAGATGTACCTGAGAATACTTCTGTCCAGTGGAGAAAATCCACCACATCAGTGAATATGCAAAAAttgtaataacatttttttatacACTTTAAAACGTGAATATCTTCATGCTACCTCCCAAAAAAGCAAATTCTACTTTAACATTAATCATCATACATCTTAATAAATTCACAGTAcatctgaataataaaatattccttTTACATGCTTGCTTTCATGTTTAATATTTGGTcttgatattttatttgtgtgtctaaaagactgtgttttttttttttttttacatttctatttgttttcctGCTTTGAATAATTAAAGCATTATTCCCCCCCACACAAATAGTAGCATTAGTGCCTTTTAAACCACCTAAGGACAGCTTTATTGATTGAGTCATCTCTAGACAGATGTGtgctaataaatataaaaggcaGGCAATGCTTTAAATAATAGTATAGACCACAAGCTTTATTCCTGAGCTAGAGTCCAGTCGTTGTTCTGAGAGATGAAATAACAGCGTAGTGAGAGAGCAGTTTAATGAACAAAATTCAATTGTGACTGCCATTAGACTAACAGTAAGTGCTGCTCTTTGCTCGTGTCTTTAACTCAGAAGTAAGACAAGACAAAagctcaaacaaaacaaaccaaggaAACTGGATGATCTGTTCAAATTAACACCAATATactgttacatttatattaactCTTTCTGGcattctttatatgtttttttttattattattgttttattacacGTAAAAATGTGCAGTGAGATTTATGCAAGAAAGCATGGTAACAATTTCCACACATAAAGTCTTAGTAAATTTAACTCAGCGCAGTTTAAGTGAGGTTTATACAGCACCATGGATTATTCCCGTAAAATATGTCAGTGTAAAGTACAATTCTCATATGGAAGTAAATTTAActagccagttttttttttgttgttgttgttgttgttgtttttacttaaACATGAGTTGAATTGTTAACTATTGCACAAATAAAACACGCAAAATtggactttatttatttcaggcaAGAGAGCTCAAATTTATTTCATGCAAGGGAGCTCAAAAATCTCAAAACTAAAAGAAAGTAAACGTTACTTCTTTTTATTCTAGCTTTGTAAGCACTTGCAAAATAATACTAAATCTAAAGgaagtaaaataaacactttttactgtaaatatgggTTAAATATGGGttcatatttacatgaattcatTTAGGAAAGAACTTAAAGTAACTAAACAATTCTAATTGTAATTTtacaaataaagtttttaaaaaaaatattatttgttttCAACATGTTTTTTCTGGACCACTGATTTTCATTATGCAAATTTCATCTGAATTTAGactttttttctaaaataataCAGACGCAtttgcagagaaaaaaaacattttatcatcCAGATCTAAAATATTTAACGTTGAccaaaataatagaaaaattcACTTTGTTTTAAACACAATATACCAATACTCTTCACAGttacaaaatgtacacagttgAGGACTGTGTaaatatagttgtttttttgtttaatgctGAGGTGTTTATTGGAGTGAGGCGCACATGTTTTCTTTGTTGGGACAGCCgttattcaaatcacaggtttatattaatgcactctggctaatgtgttatggtttctatagtaacagtttacACCGGGACGGGTATGGCGGACTAGCCACATAATCGAAGGCTaatgaaaatagaaaacaaaacaaaacgtgtTGATGTTTAAAGGTGAAGCTTTCTataatgagatgtttatttaaaacatttaaggaaggagtctccagtgtcagtgtttattcagtaagttttccaccacaggaacgTCTTCAGGACCGAGGAGTTTACATTATCTGGTGTATcttgttaacttcaagaaagagagagcaaaaaaagtgtgtttataGCTGCGATACTGTTAGTGATGACTTGTCTCTAGGATTTTCTGAAACTATAAATGAATCAAAGCCCTGACATGTCattcaataattaataaaaaaaaaaaaaaaatcaaatcggttgcaatttgctgtggtatataaggaataaaacacttccttACTTACAGTATTGTCTACGCTTCGCTGCAGGTATGTGTTTATCAGTCAGAAGGCATATCAGGAAACAGAGGACCGTCCAGAGAGCTCCGTCTACACTGAGATGAGAGGGGTGGCCATACTGGGAGAGAGTGTACGGGACACGACCGAGTACGCCTCGCCATCTGaggtgagagaagagagaagacaCGACACAATACACACTGCCAAGTgcaaaaggaaacaaaaggtGTCATCAAAACCTTTCACTTGTAGTGCTTATTAACACAAATGATGTGACCTTTAACGTGACCCTTTATGTGCTCGGCTCAATTTCTCTGATAAAGTGACATGACACATCTACTTTACAGTATTAAACAAGAGATATCAGAATGGATCTTTTCTAGTTCATGACTCATATTCCTAagtgtttgttttctattttgttAACCAGaataatacattcattcatccaaaaaaaaacaacaaccccaaaacatttatttatttatctaagcctttgtctaattaaatatgcatacattTGGATACTTAAAGACAAATCTAGTCTTTGGAAagaaaatatcaagaaaataTTACGCACTGTATGCGTTATGTTATGTTCAAATCTAACATTTATCTAACGTAAATCTAACATGTACCCGAAGAACTGCATAATGTCTAGTCTGAAATGTTCTAAACAGGAATACGAATATGAATGAACAATGAACAAATGTCACAAATGCCTAGGTCTAGGAACTGACACTCCAAGCTCTACATACAGATAGAGAAAAGAGATTTTTTGAAtgaaaaaccattaaaaaaaacagtttctgGTTAgcgttaatgttgtggaagttCTCTCTGACATTAAAGCCTGTCATTTTAGTGAGAAAaatgagactccttccataaatattaaataaatgtcaccaCATCAACCTTCATAAATATTACTTTGGTAAGCAATAACCGgttttttaaatccgtttattattagtctgaGATTATGTACAAGTCAGTGtgtattagctgttactatCGAAACAGTAACGTATAACAACACGTTGTAGCCGGAACTACCTGTGCTGTTAAACgcaaataatgcacaccttctgaccaatcagatttgagcattcaaCCGCGCTGTGCTACTGTATAATGTCATCATAAGAGAATGGACTTACATTGATGTGCTAGCTCAATTGTACAGTAAACAAGCTTTTTGGGGATATACAGTATGACATATGGTTAAGtcaagtgggcggagcttacaCTTTCCTCAAAGTTGCTAATGCAATGAAAAATAATGCTGAAATAAACATACAGTGCCATGAAAAAGgatttgcttctgtttttgtgtatatctcgtacgaaatagttttagatcgtcaaacgaaatacaacatgaaacaaaggcaagctgagtaaacacacaaggcaatttttttttttaagcaacaaaaataaacaaaaaaagatatccaacatctatcacccatgtgaaaaactaattgctcccTTAAACGTAAAAAATCTAGTTGTGCCAGCTttatcagcaataactgcaacccaatgcttccaataactggagatcagtctttcacttacttcgaGGACTAGGATTTAtttctatgctttggatcattgtcttgctgcataatccagttgcacttgagtttcagcttacggactgaagagcggacattctcctttaggattttctggtagagagcagaattcatgtttccctcagttattgcaagtagcccaggccctgaagcagcaacgcatccccacaccatcacactgccaccaccatgctttggTACTTACCTAGCAAAATGGGACACACGGGTCCTTTCTGATGCCTCTGTATTTACTTCCCAGGGTGGTGATGTCGTTAGTACGATACTGAGGAGGGAGGTGACACACAATCAAAGACAGGGCACGTGTGCCGAGgtaaacacacgcacacgcacacacgtgaaatacattttcaacTCAGTTCTCAAGTTCCTGTAGCTTGTGTAAATTTCAGGGCAGCTATGAAGCCAGTACATTAATGTTGTCATTATGTCACTGTTATTTTGCAACAAGGTGCAAATCAGATGTTCTGCAGACGACACCTTGTCCTGTACATAATGATGTACATGTCACTACTGCTTCGTGTGATTTTAATCCCTGGACACATACAACTCGTGCGTTCTGACGCTACTtgctgctttgtgtgtgtttgttgattCAGCATTTCAGCATCCCAAATGCAAACTGCACCTCAGATGCTGACTGCGTCCCGGGCGAGCTGGACTTCGACAGCCACGGTGAGGATTTGAGGACCAGACGAGGACTGAATAATTAGCaatcaaaaaaaatcaaatcaaatctcccatacacactcaccgtccactttattaggaacacctgtacacctgcacattcagaACATGagagttatccaatcagccaatcatgtggcagaagcacagtgcataaaatcatgcacaaCCAGGTCAATAGCTTTGGGTAATGatgacatgaaagatcagaatggggaaaaatatgaCCTCAAGGATTGTTGGTACCATCGAGCGAGCGGCGGATCTGTGGGTGGAGACGCCTTGTAGatgaggaaaatggccagattggttcgagctgccaggaaggatacagTCACCCGAAtgatcactctttacaactgtggtgagcagaaaagcatttcagcatGGACAAAACATCAAACCGTGAGGTGGATGAACTACAATAACAGATCatcacattgggttccactcctgtcagccaagaacaggaatctgacgcTATCACGGGAACAGGCTCACCccaactggacagttgaagattacgAGCTGGTCTTCTTccagtcttcatctgtccaATTATAGtaagaaaatcccaggagaccagcagtttctgaaatactctaaccagcccttctggtaccaacatccacgCCACAGTTCaacacagagatcacactttttccttcattctgatgtttgctgtgaacattaactgaagctcttgacctgtatctgcattagCACTGATTTACGTTCAGAAATATTACTCAGATGTTTAATTCGACTGTATACAATATGTCGCCTACTTCTTGGAGTCAtagttttattccattttattcAATAGAATACCTCTGATCATAATTTTACTATGATTTCCAccatgacaaaataaaaacatcatggACTTCCTTTCTATGCTTGACGGATCCCTGAAGGATACCAGGAACCCAGTGTGAGAACCGTGGCTCTGTAAAGCCAGTAGTAATCGATTCAACATCAGGAAATAATGCTTAGTCATCCACGGAAACTaagaaccttcagctctctaaaGACCTTCCAAGGAACCAATGTTTCTTCAAGTGTAATGTTGCATTAACCATCTCCTTTCATCGCAGGTCAGAGAACAGGACACTGTGTACCTTACTACAATTACACCTTTAAAACCTGCGAGATCAAATCCTGGTGCCCGATCGAGGAGGCTGCTGCAGAGATGTAATTACAGTTTTAAATACCACCGTCCATTTGTTAGGAACAagcacctgaaaaaaaaaaaaaactaatttaatAAGTCTGTGCTTCCTTTTTAACCCACAGAGAGCCACCACTGGAAGAAGCCGTCAACTTCACAGTCTTCATCAAGAACGCCATCCATTTCCCAAAGTTCAAAGTGCTCAGGTGAGTCCTCCCTGATCTGGTCTTGGCCAGTTCTCCAATAGCATACGATTTTGGAGAACCGACGAAagtgaaggctaacatgtgaCATGTCCGGGACACGTGATAGCAGCCAATCACGTCTTTTCAAACTGTTACATCACagaaaaacatacttttttctAACGTTTTGATATAGATATATGCATAATTGAGTTTAGTAATAGCAAAAAGTGATATGGTTAACGTAGAGTAGATTCCTTATTAAAGGGCGATGAGGGGTCCAAGCATTCCCCAGAACCACTGCTGAATTGTAAATGCACTCAACATCCTtccttatactgtatgtatgtgtgtatctgtatgtgtgtcctATACCGTCCTAGCATCTTCCGTTAAAACAGTTTTTAAGGGCAAAAAAACCCCCGAAACTTTCTCTTTATCAATTAAGGGTGAACATCAAACCGAGGAAGCCGAAGAAGCTCATGCGGTGTCATTACCACCCCGAGACCAACCCGTACTGCCCTGTGTTCAGACTCGGCTACATCGCTGATCAGGCCCGAGAGAAGTTCAGCGAACTCTGCAAAACTGTGAGTCAGAAATGATCTGAACATccacagtcaggtccataagtatttggacagcgacgcAATTTTCAAcgttttgcctctgtacacctcCACAACGGATCTGAAaggtagactttcagctttcaattttttttttttttttttttttacattttcacaagctcaaaagtaattggacaattgattAATAAGCATTTTCATGGccgggtgtggcctgtttcctcgttcTTTCATGACAGATTAAGGAGATAAGAGGTcgggagttgattccaagtgttgactttacatgggaactctcaatatgcagtCCAATGAGGTGTCGATGcgaagtgaaggaggccatcattacactgaaaaaacaaaacggaCCCATCGGAGAAataacaatttggtacattcttccatccatccgtccatcttctataccgcttatccttttttcagggtcacggggaacctggagcctctcccagggagcatcaggcacgaggcggggtacaccctggacagggtgccaatccatcgcagggcacttggtacattcttttaaaaaaaaaaaatttacaaaaaaggaacgcactggcgagctcagcaacaccaaaaggcctggaagaccacggCTGTagttcctaaacggttaatactatttaatattattgttaaacCCCTTCAATTAAAGATGAAAGTTGTCACTTCAATCATaccttgattgcttcatttcaaatccattgtggtggtgtacagaggcaaaattaggaaaattgtgtcactgtccgaatacttatggacctgactgtacaaGACTGGAAAGAGCTACAGACAACACATTTgctttgtaaataaattcagGCACCAACAAGAACTCAGTTGGACGGCGCACAATTGAACAAACCAAATAAATGCCTTTACTTTACATggagcgactgtttatagctactgtaACGTAAGCGATACGAGAAACtaacttgggggggggggggggggttgtgtgctgttaaaggaaaataatccaatgaCCGTTTAGTATTACGTGACTTGAAATGATCCCTACAAAGTTGATTcgtttccaataacagcacacgctgaagtgttttattcctcttataccacattcCACTCAATATCGTAAAACAACGTCCGCtacacaagttagttcctgttacccGTGCCATTGTAGCAGCCATAATCAATCAGTCGTTTTGTGAAATTCAGCGCGTCTGTATCGTCTAAAACGGTTTGCCTCTTCTTCAGGGCGGAGTGATCGGAGCGTTTATTAACTGGAACTGCAACTTCGACGTCGATTCATCAGAATGCGTACCTACTTACTCGTTTCGGAGGTTGGACCTCAGGAAAACCCTGACCAGCTCGGGTTACCACTACAGGTCCGAGACTAATCAGCTAGTCTCTTAAAATTCATGAACCATTTGATTCTCTTACTACTTCACTATTCGTGCTCAGTGAGATACATTTTGTCCCTTAACATTATTTAGGAATTCTTATGAACatttctgagtttttttttctttttttttctttttcttcaggtTTGCCAAGTACTACCACAAGGACGGCGTGGAGTACAGATCACTTATAAAAGCGTTTGGGATTCGTTTGGACGTCATCGTACACGGACATGTAAGATCGGATGACTGAAAACACTTTGTTCGATGTTTATTCATAATACACACATCGAGAGCGAACTAGTCATTTCTATAATCATAAATTACACGCAAAGCTTGAGTTAAGATACTTTGAGTTGGTGGTGGTTGTTTTCATGATTTATTGGAATATTTTTTGTCCTTTAAACCTTTTAAAGCTGCATTATATGCCATATAAACAAAAGTTAtactattataccacagcgctgctaaattctcaaatctgattggtcagaaggtattgatccATTTCCTTAAACAGCAGCGCCGACGGTAGTTCCAGTTACAAGCCAAATTACAGGGTAATATTAATGTGGTCGTTTAAACGCTTGATTGTTTCCGTAGTAACAGCACACAAATTCACGTAGACTTGTGTGGGAGCGCCGCATAAATTGccatgtaattgttgatatggcgACGTTTtcggtttatttaacattcatgaaaggagtctccagtgtcagcactatGTATAGCgaaagtgatgacaggaacccGAGAAGTTTCGGGCAGGGACGGTCCACAAtcgtaaatgtaactataatggGATAAAACATacaacgtgtcattctttaatagtGTCGGCAAATTGCTGAGGTACAAGAACACTAACAGATGTGCTGCTGAAGGACTTCGaggtgataataataatcacatttcACATCGGGCAACAACACGCAAccccgtcattgattattttttcgataAAAGCACACCCCTAAGTGCTTTATGATAATGGAAAGTCATATAAGGCTACAGTAGGAGAGATTTACTtacatctgtttttgttttttttttgcattagtcTCTATTAGTTAGGTTTgaaaaaacgttttttttttttttttccaggcagGAAAATTTAGCCTCATCCCAACCATCATCAATGCGGTCACAGCCATGACCTCAGTGGGAATAGTAAGTATCGACTTTGTCTTGGACAAACGTATTATGAACTGATATGCAGGCTTTTGTGGCGAGAACCCCCGATCTTTCATTTCCCGCCTCTCTCCGTTAGTGCTCGATCATCTGTGATTGGATCATGCTGACGTTTATCGATAAGAACGAGGTCTACAGCGGAAAGAAGTTTGACGACGTAAGTAGAACCTTCAGACCCTGACAGGATCAAAATCAAAGTTGTGGAACGCCGCAGCGATGCTCCTGATAGCTAATCGGTTGGAATTTATACAGTCGTAGAGTTACAAATGTTTAATGGTGGGATTGTAACAAAGCTGGAAATGATgcaattgtttattattatttattaaaaacggTTAAGATACAGATAGCGTCACAGATAGGATCTGAGTGCTTACGTACATAGCTCAGCATCTCTAAAGGAAGTTATTAGGATGTTGTGTTACTCTTTAAGCTAACGCTCTCTCTTTGCTGTTCAGGTTACTAAGAACCCCCGCCCGCCAGTCGTCACAGAGCTCACTCTCACCAGCTACGGCTCCACCCACTCTGACCTCTCAGACGGGGTGCCATTGTGAGACTCCGCCCCCTTTTATCCTGGACCGCCgatgcaatgcaaaaaaacatcCCGAGTGCGACGAGATGAGCGGACAGGAACTTTTTAAATGGAAAGGACTTGTGAAGAGGGAATAAAGCAAAAGGTGATGTGAGACAGTCTGGAGAACCGCAAAGAA contains:
- the p2rx2 gene encoding P2X purinoceptor 2, which encodes MGVLAFFKEFFLGFWDYETPKIMVVKNRSLGVIYRSVQLLVITYFIWYVFISQKAYQETEDRPESSVYTEMRGVAILGESVRDTTEYASPSEGGDVVSTILRREVTHNQRQGTCAEHFSIPNANCTSDADCVPGELDFDSHGQRTGHCVPYYNYTFKTCEIKSWCPIEEAAAEIEPPLEEAVNFTVFIKNAIHFPKFKVLRVNIKPRKPKKLMRCHYHPETNPYCPVFRLGYIADQAREKFSELCKTGGVIGAFINWNCNFDVDSSECVPTYSFRRLDLRKTLTSSGYHYRFAKYYHKDGVEYRSLIKAFGIRLDVIVHGHAGKFSLIPTIINAVTAMTSVGICSIICDWIMLTFIDKNEVYSGKKFDDVTKNPRPPVVTELTLTSYGSTHSDLSDGVPL